The Rhodococcus rhodochrous DNA window GTGATCCGCGAATTGACCCGTCTCGAAGGCGAACTCGACGACCTGCTCGCCGATCCGGCCCATGCCGCCGTCGAGGAGCACTACGTCTCCGCGGTGCTGACCGACGCGACCCGCCCGCTCGACGCCATGCGTCGCCTGCAGGAGCGGTTCCCGTACGCCGTGCACGTCGAATGGCAGCGACCGGCCGGGTCCACGGAGGGCAGTTATCGCGACAAGGTGCGCGGTCGCAGCGATCGCGATGTCGCCGCGTCGTTCCTCACCGACGTGCGTTCCGAACCGTCCGAGCGCGAGCGCGGCTGGATCGACGAAGCGTTGAGGGAGGTCGACCGTCGTCGCGGTATCGGCGACGAGACCGACACACAGTGGCGGACGGACGTGCCCGCATGAGACTGCACCACCTCGAGATCACGGCCTTCGGTCCGTTCGCCGACACCGTCGAGATCGACTTCGACGAGCTCGGCGCCGACGGGCTGTTCCTGCTGCACGGCCAGACGGGCGCGGGCAAGACGTCGATCCTCGACGCGGTCGCGTTCGCGCTCTACGGCACCGTCCCCGGGGCTCGCTCCGAAGGGCGCCGGTTGCTGTCCGACCACGCGCGGGTGGGTGCCGTGCCGACGGTCCGGCTCGAGGCGACCATCGCGGGGCGCCGCCTGTCCATCGAACGCAGCCCCGAGTTCGAACGCCCGAAGAAGCGCGGCACCGGCACGATCAAACAGAATGCCAAGGCGAATCTCACGTGGCTCGACGGGTCGGGGGAGAACCTGTCGCGCGCCCAGGAGATCGGCGACGTCGTCAAGTCGCTGCTCGGGATGAGCGCCGAACAGTTCTTCCAGGTGGTACTCCTTCCACAGGGCGACTTCGCCCGGTTCCTGCGCGCGAACAGCGAAGAGCGCGGCAGGCTGCTCGAGCGTCTGTTCGACACCACCCGTTTCGGCGACCTCGAGCAGTGGTTCCGCGACCGCCGCGGTGCCGGAACGAAACTGCTTGCCGAGCAACAGAAGAAGGTCGAAGTCCTCGCGGCGAAGGTGGCTGCGTCCGCCGGGATCGAAGCGGGCGCCGATGCCGACCCGGTGGAGTGGGCGGGCCGCCTGCTCGCCGAGGCCGCGGAGAACCGCGACGACGCCGCCGCGGCCCTGTCGCGCGTCCGCGCCGTCGACGAGTCCAACCGGCGCAGGCTCGACGAGACCGTCGCTCTCGCCGACCGACTCCGCCGTCGCCGCGACGCCCTGAACGTCCTCGCCGAACTCGAGCAGACGCAGTCGCAGCGCGTCGCCCTGACGGCAGAACGTGACGCCGCGCATCGCGCGGTGAGCGTCGCGGTCGTCGATCGGGAGGCCGACCGTCTCGCACGCGAGGCCGATGCCGCCGCAGCGCGCGCCGAGACAGCCGCCGCGCCGCTTCGGAGCGACGACGAAGGACGCGATCTCCTCGACGCTGTCGGGCCGACGCCGTCCACCACCGACCGCGAGGTCATCCGTCCTCGATGCGAGGAATGGTCCTCGGAGGCAGCGCGTCTCGACGTGCTGCTCGATCGCCGACGTCGTCTCGCCGAGCTCGAGGCAGACCGCGAGAAGTTCGTCGGGCGCCACCGCGCTCTCACCGACGAGCGTCAGCAGGTGATCGACGAACGTGCCGCGCTGCCCGAGCGGTCGACCGCCGCCGCCGATGCGGTCGCCGAGGCCGAGCGCGCAGCCGCGATGCTCCCGGGCCTGTCCACCGCGCGCGACCGTGCCGCCGACGCACTTGACGCCGCCACCGAACTCGCTTCGCGCCGAACCGAACTCGAACGACTCGAAACCCGGGTGCTGCAACTGCACTCCGAATTCAACGACGCGCGCGACGCGCACCTCGACATCCGGCAGCGCCGGATCGACGGGATGGCCGCCGAACTCGCGGCACGTCTCACCGACGGCGAACCGTGCGCGGTCTGCGGGTCCACCGAGCATCCCGAGCCTGCCCGCCCGACGCCCGACACCGCGACGAAGGCCGACGAGGAACGCGCCCACGCCGCCGAGCAACGCGCCGCCGCCGCGCTGAGCGAAGCACGCGAGGCCGTCACCGAACTCTCCGGGATCGTGGCCGTCCTCCGGCAGCGTTGCGGCGATGCCGAACTCGCGGAGCTCACCACCGCCCACGCCGAGGCGGTCCGCGCCCACGACGAGGCCGCCACCGTCGCCGGTCGGCTCGACCACCTGCGCGCGGCGGTCGAGGATCTGCGCAAGCTCGACACGGTGCTGGCCGAACAGGAGAAGCGGCTCGACGCCGAACTGTCCGAGCTCGCCCGCGAGGACGCGGTCCGCGCAGCCGAGATCACGGAGATCCGCGAGCGCATCGTCGAGGCCGTCGGCGACCTCGACCTGCTCGCCCCGCGACGGAAGACGGTCGCGGCACTGTCCGCCGCGGCCACTGCACTGCTCGATGCTCGTACCGCAGCCCTCCAGGCGCGCACGGCCGCCGATGAACGCGCCGCCGACGCCCGCACCACAGCCGCCGAGGCAGGCTTCACCGACCTCGACAGTGCCCGCGCGGCCGTCCGGACGCCCGAGCGACTCGCCGAGATCGACCGCGTCCTGCGCGCCGCCGACGACGAACGCGCGGTGGCCACCTCCACGCTGAACGACCCGGCGATCGCGGCGCTCACCGGCGACGAGGTCGCCGACGTGACGGTCGCGCGCGCGGTGGTGGACGACGGTGCCGCCGCGGTCGAGGCGGCCCTGAGTGAGGCCCCTGAGGCCGAGCGCCGGCACCTCGACATCGAGAACTACACCCGCCGACTCGAGCGTGCCTGCGCCGAACTGGCCCCGCTGCTCGACGAACACGCCGAACTCGCCGCGCTCGCCGACGTCGTCGCGGGGATGGGGTCGAACGCCAAGAAGATGTCGTTGCGCTCGTACGTGCTCGCGGCGCGACTCGAGGAGGTTGCCGACGCCGCCTCCGAACGCCTGCGCAGAATGTCCGGCGGTCGCTACGAGTTCGTGCACTCCGACGCGGCCGAGAGCCGGGGTCGTCGTGGCGGTCTCGGTCTCGACATCCACGACGAGTACACCGGGGCTGTGCGATCGACGAAGACGCTGTCGGGCGGCGAGTCCTTCCAGGCGTCCCTCGCGCTCGCCCTCGGCCTCGCCGACGTCGTCGCCGCAGAGGCCGGTGGGCTCGTACTCGACACGATGTTCATCGACGAAGGGTTCGGTTCACTCGACGCCGACTCCCTCGAAGCCGTCATGGGTGTGCTCGACGAACTGCGCGCGGGAGGCCGTGTGGTGGGCGTGGTCAGTCACGTCGACGAGATGCGGCAGCGGATCCCGAGCAGGCTGCACGTCATCCGTGGCCGCTCGGGATCCACCGTCCGCGTCGCGAGCTGACCGCCCCTCAGTCCTCGGAGGCGGCGGGTGCCGGAGAGGCCGGCTTCGGATCGGGCACGGAGGTGTCGCCCGGAGCCGGGAGTGCCTTCGTCTCGTCGTCGTCGCCATCACTGGCGCGTTCGTCGATCTGTTCGCCGATGTAGCGGATGACCACCGCGGCCACCGCCGCGACCGGCACCGCCAGGAACGCACCGATGATCCCGAACAGTGACGATCCGGCCGTCACCGCGAGCAGCACCACGGCTGCGTGCAGGTTCATCGACCGCGACTGCAGCACCGGCTGCAGCACGTTCCCCTCGATCTGCTGCACCGCGATGATGAGGACCAGCACGATGATCGCGGTCGTGAAACCGTTGGCGACGAGTGCGACCAGCACCGCCAGCGCACCGGCGACGAACGCACCGACGATGGGAATGAATCCGCCGATGAAGGTCAGGATCGCCAGCACAGGTGCGAGCGGGACTCCGAGGATCAGCAGGCCGATACCGATGAACAGGGCGTCGATGAAGCTCACCAAGGCCTGCGTGCGGATGAACCCGCCCAGCGTGTCCCACATGCGGCCGAGTACCGCTTCGAGGTGACGTCCGGCGCGGCCACCGCTCACACGGTGTAGCCACGGCACGAAGCGCGGGCCGTCCTTGATGAAGAAGAAGGTCAGCACGAGGACCAGAGCGAGCGTGACGAGCAGCGAGCCCGCCGTGCTCACACCGGAGAAGACACCGCCCGCGATGGTGGCGGCACTGCCCTGCACCCGCTCGACCACCGCGTGGACGGCGTTGTCGAGTTGTTCGTCGCGCAGGTTGATCGGGGGTCCCTTCACCCATTCCTGCACGGTGTTGATGCCTTCGGTGGCCTTGTTGGCCAGGTCCGGCATCTGGGAGACCACCGACGGGACGATGCCGGCGATGATGCCGCCGACGATCGCGAAGAACATCACGAGGGTCAGGCCGGCCGCAGCAGCCGGAGGAACGCCGCGTTTGGTCATGAAGCGGGTGGGCGGCCACAGGATCGTGGAGACGACGATCGCGAGGGCGACCGGCAGCACGATCACCCACATCTTCTCGATGATCCAGCCGATCACCACCGCACCGGCGGCGATGACGACCAGGCAGGCCGACCACTTGGCGAGCCAGATTCCGCCCGTGCCCAGCAGGCTTCCGCGGTCGGGCTTCGCCGACGGCTTCCCACTGCTGTTTCCGCTGGGCGCGGTCTTCGATTCGGTCAACGACGGTCCTTCCGACATGTATCGAGCTCGATACCGATCGACAGTCGCCAATCTACGGTCACCGAGCGCCGCGCGTGGTCCGGACGACACGCCGGAAACGGCGCTGAAGGGTCCCCGGCCGTGGCATCCTCGAAACGTGACGAACCGAACGAGCCCGACCCGACGCCTGCGTGTACCTGCGGCGGCCGTGGCGGTCGCAGCCACTTTCGCGCTCACCGCGTGCAGCTCCGACGACACTTCCAGCAACGAGGACGTGCGGTCGTCGGCGGATGTCGCCGTTACGAGCGTTCAAGAGCAGGCCGAGGGTGCCATCTCGTCGGTGCAGAGCATCGCGTCCAGCGCGGCCGAGCGGGCGGGCGACGTCTTCGACGAGGCGAAGCTCGACGTCTTCGTCGCGGCCTTCCGTACCGGTTATCCGCAGCTGTCGGCCGACCGGGAGACACAGGACATCGAGTCCATCGTCACCGAGACCTGTCCGCTCATCGACGAGGGTGCGTCCGACCAGGAAGTGAACGCGAAGGTCCAGGAGGTCGCGACCAACGGATCGACCGTGCCCGACGAGGACCAGGCCGCGCGCATCGCGCAACTGGTGCGGGTGGCGTGCGGGTGAAATGAGCGGC harbors:
- a CDS encoding AAA family ATPase, whose protein sequence is MRLHHLEITAFGPFADTVEIDFDELGADGLFLLHGQTGAGKTSILDAVAFALYGTVPGARSEGRRLLSDHARVGAVPTVRLEATIAGRRLSIERSPEFERPKKRGTGTIKQNAKANLTWLDGSGENLSRAQEIGDVVKSLLGMSAEQFFQVVLLPQGDFARFLRANSEERGRLLERLFDTTRFGDLEQWFRDRRGAGTKLLAEQQKKVEVLAAKVAASAGIEAGADADPVEWAGRLLAEAAENRDDAAAALSRVRAVDESNRRRLDETVALADRLRRRRDALNVLAELEQTQSQRVALTAERDAAHRAVSVAVVDREADRLAREADAAAARAETAAAPLRSDDEGRDLLDAVGPTPSTTDREVIRPRCEEWSSEAARLDVLLDRRRRLAELEADREKFVGRHRALTDERQQVIDERAALPERSTAAADAVAEAERAAAMLPGLSTARDRAADALDAATELASRRTELERLETRVLQLHSEFNDARDAHLDIRQRRIDGMAAELAARLTDGEPCAVCGSTEHPEPARPTPDTATKADEERAHAAEQRAAAALSEAREAVTELSGIVAVLRQRCGDAELAELTTAHAEAVRAHDEAATVAGRLDHLRAAVEDLRKLDTVLAEQEKRLDAELSELAREDAVRAAEITEIRERIVEAVGDLDLLAPRRKTVAALSAAATALLDARTAALQARTAADERAADARTTAAEAGFTDLDSARAAVRTPERLAEIDRVLRAADDERAVATSTLNDPAIAALTGDEVADVTVARAVVDDGAAAVEAALSEAPEAERRHLDIENYTRRLERACAELAPLLDEHAELAALADVVAGMGSNAKKMSLRSYVLAARLEEVADAASERLRRMSGGRYEFVHSDAAESRGRRGGLGLDIHDEYTGAVRSTKTLSGGESFQASLALALGLADVVAAEAGGLVLDTMFIDEGFGSLDADSLEAVMGVLDELRAGGRVVGVVSHVDEMRQRIPSRLHVIRGRSGSTVRVAS
- a CDS encoding AI-2E family transporter, whose translation is MTESKTAPSGNSSGKPSAKPDRGSLLGTGGIWLAKWSACLVVIAAGAVVIGWIIEKMWVIVLPVALAIVVSTILWPPTRFMTKRGVPPAAAAGLTLVMFFAIVGGIIAGIVPSVVSQMPDLANKATEGINTVQEWVKGPPINLRDEQLDNAVHAVVERVQGSAATIAGGVFSGVSTAGSLLVTLALVLVLTFFFIKDGPRFVPWLHRVSGGRAGRHLEAVLGRMWDTLGGFIRTQALVSFIDALFIGIGLLILGVPLAPVLAILTFIGGFIPIVGAFVAGALAVLVALVANGFTTAIIVLVLIIAVQQIEGNVLQPVLQSRSMNLHAAVVLLAVTAGSSLFGIIGAFLAVPVAAVAAVVIRYIGEQIDERASDGDDDETKALPAPGDTSVPDPKPASPAPAASED